The sequence AACCTTGGCTTGAATGCCATTATTGCCTTTTCATTACCAGTCTTGATGATTCTTTACCCAATCACCATTACCATTGTATTGATTGTGATAGTGAATAAATTTGTGGCCCTTTCAAAACCAGGGATGCAATTGACTATTTTCTTAGCCAGCTTGGTCTCTGTTGCAAGTGTTCTAGCAAGTACCTTTAAAATTTCACTAGTAGAAAAGGGGATTGCTTTGCTTCCATTTGCTGCTCAATCTCTTCCATGGTTGGTGCCAGTAGTCATCGGAATTCTTTTATCGCTCGTATTACCAAATAAACAAACGGCAGAAGAATAAGTAATATTAGAAACTCTAAAGTTTTGTGCTTTAGAGTTTTTTTGAAACTAGTATCCAATTCCAAATTTTAGTAAAAAAACGTAGCGGAAATTTTTATTATAGGTCAATCAATGTTATACTGAATGTAGCATATCAATATACGGAGTGAACTATGAATCTAATCGTTTTTTCACTGACAGTTTTTCTTGCAGGTATTCTGTCTTTCTTTTCTCCCTGTGTCTTTCCTTTGCTACCAGTATATATTGGAATCTTGCTAGGAAGTGATCAGGAAAAGGCTATCCGATTGTTCGGGAAGAAGATTCGCTGGCATGGCTTGCTGAAAACCCTTTGTTTTATTGCCGGTATTTCGGTTATTTTCCTCCTCATTGGTTTTGGAGCGGGCTTGCTTGGACAAGTCATTTATAGTCCTTGGTTCCGTTATCTGATGGGAGCCCTCATCATTATCCTTGGTCTTCATCAGATGGAAGTCTTTCACTTTCATTTCCTTGAGAAGCAAAAAACAATGGATTTTGGAGCCAACAAACAGAAGAATGAATTGTTCTCAGCTTTTCTCCTTGGTCTTGGCTTTAGTTTTGGTTGGACCCCTTGTATTGGTCCGGTATTGGGATCAGTTCTTGCTTTAGCAGCATCAGATGGGCAGGATGCTCTTATGGGAGCTGTTTATCTCCTTGTTTATACATTGGGAATGGCCCTTCCGTTTTTACTGTTGGCCTTAGCATCTAGTCTGGTCCTACCTTACTTTAATCGTCTCAAACCCCATTTGTTGTTGCTGAAGAAAATCGGCGGAGCCATCATTATTCTGATGGGAATTCTCTTACTTTTGGGACAATTGAACAGTTTGTCATCTATTTTTTCATAAAAATATCGGAGGTTAAACGCATGATGAAAGGTTTTAAATATGCTTGTTTCTCAGTACTTTCTCTAGCTTTGCTGTCAGCTTGTTCCATGAATCAATCCAGTGAGAGTAGTATGGACAATCAGCCAACAATGAATACAACAACGAATAAGAATCCTTTGGTAGGAAAAGACGCTAGTGACTTTGAACTAAAGGATATGAAGGGGAATACGGTCAAACTTTCAGACTATAGAGGCAAAAAAGTCTATTTGAAATTTTGGGCAACCTGGTGTGGTCCTTGCCGGCAAAGTATGCCTGAATTAGAGAAATTGGTCAAGGATACGGATAGAGACTTTGAAATTCTGACCATTATGGCACCAGGACTCCAAGGTGAAAAAACAGAAGAAGAATTCGTCAAATGGTTTGACCAACAAGATTACAAGTCCGTACCGGTCTTGTACAATCCAGACGGTTCTGCATTCGCAGATTATCAGGTTCGCTCTATTCCTACAGAAGTCTTTATAGACAGTCATGGGAAAATTGGACATGTCCAATTAGGGGCTATTTCAAACGAAGATGCTAAGAAGATTATCAAAGACTTACCATAAAAAAATGAAGCACGAAGCTTCATTTTTTTTATGGTTTCTTAGTTGCTTGCACCAGAAGTGGCATCAGCATCTCCGTGCCCTCCATCACCATGTCCTCCAGCATCAGAAGCACCAGAAGTTGCATCTGCACTACCGTGTCCACCAGCAGGAGCAAATGGACCGCTTCCGCCAACTAGACGTTGTCCTGTTGTTTGCAGGTACCAGTCTAACCATGGTTTGAAGTTGAAGACAATCTCATTGATACCAGCATAAGAACCATCATCATAGTACATGGCTTGGTAGTTGTGGGTATTGATCACACCTTCAGGTGATCCTGGGACAATGGTCCGAACATATTCTTGGTTTCCATTGCGAAGGGTACCAATTACCCATTCTACGTTTTTCATACGTGCCGGTGGAAGGGATCCGTGAACTGTTGACATCCGGCTACCAGATTGAGATGGTACACGTTTGGCAAACATGGTATCTGGATCTTGATGGGCATTGTTGTAATAGAGGAATTGGTTGTTATCATCGGCATAGGTCAACTCAAATGGCATGGCCTTCAAGAACATATTAATTTGGTCAACGGTTAGGATACCGTGGTCCAGTTTCACATAAGTATCGCCAGAAACGGCACCAGTGATTTCAGCTACTTTTTCTACCCAATCTGGATCGTCAGGATCGACTTCAGTAACAGTTGTAGCGATTGGATGATTACAATCCAAGTCTTCTGGTTCAATTGGTTTTGGTTTTTTCAATTTAGATACAACCTCAACGTATTTCATAAAATTATCCAAGCAGGTTTCAAGGAATTTGACGGTTCCCTCGTTGATGATATTGCCGTCTTTGTCAAAAGCTTCTTTCGCTTTTCCAAGAAGGAATTCATTTCCTGGAAGAGTATAAGCATTGACACCTGGGGCATCGAGGATCTTACGGAGGTGAACTTGCGCACGTGAAGTCCCTTGATCGTAGTAAGAAGCACCAACGATCATAACTGGTTTGTTTTCAAATGGATGCACCTCGAAAGAAAGCCATTCAAGAACAGACTTGAGGGAAGCAGAGATCGTATGGTTGTGCTCTGGAGTAGCAATGATGACACCATCTGCTCGAGTGATTTTGTTATATAAGAGACGTAATTGGAAACTTTCGTCCCATTTTTCATCTTGGTTGAACATTGGAACTTCATCGATTTCAAGAACTTCCAATTCAAATTTAATCTTAAATTGGCGGCGAATGAATTCCAAGAGTTTACGGTTATATGATTGATCGTAGTTTGATCCTACAAGTCCAACAAATTTCATTCTTTTCTGTCTCCTATCTTACAAGTTTTCCCAGTCAAATTCTTCAGCATCTTTGCGAAGCAATTCTTGGGCATTGCGCAATTTGTCTGTAATTTTCACAAACACACGGAAATCATTGAAGATGGCATCTAATTTTTGAATGACATCCAAATCCACCAAGTCTCCATTTTGATCAAAGGCTTGCAATGAATGAGAGAGCAAGAATTCATCTGGCAAGACATTCGCTTTGATTTCTGGAGCATTTAAGATTTGGCGAAGTTGGAGTTGGGCGCGTGAAGATCCCAACGTACCGTATGAAGCCCCAGTAATCATGACTGGTTTATTCAACAATGGGAAGACTCCGTATGAGAGCCAAGCGAGTGCACTCATCAAGACTGCTGGAATAGAGTGGTCGTATTCTGGAGTTCCAATAATCACCCCATCAGCTTCCTCGATTTTGGCAACAATCTCTAAGACGGATTCAGGCACTTGTTTGTCGGCTGGTTTGTTAAAGACAGGGATATCTTTAATTTCGACCAATTCGATCTCAGCCTTGTCAGCAAAATGCTTTTGCATGTATTGAAGTAGTTGACGGTTTGTAGAACGTTTGGAGTTAGTCCCCACAATCGCAATAAGTTTTATCATGAAAAATTCCTTTCTGATAGTAGAATTATAAATAAGATTGAAGCCCACTTGTATAGGCGATCTTGCCTGATTGCGAAACCAATAAGGTATCCATACCAGGAAGTGATTCAACAATGTTGAGGATGGAAGCAGGAGATTCTCCAAATAGCCTAGTAGTCCAAATCTCCCCATCTACAGATCGATCTGAAATAATAGTAATGCTGGCCAAGTCTGTCTCAACGGGATAGCCTGTCGCACTATCAAAGATATGGTGAAACGACTGGCCGTCGACTTCTAAATGACGCTCGTAGATGCCAGAGGTGACAATAGACTTATTCTTGACGGAGAGGACTAATAGGTGTTGCCCTCTTTTTTTGACTGGATTTTGAATGCCAATCCGCCAAGGCTGTTGCTTGATGGGATGTTGACCAATCGTGAGAATATTTCCACCCAGATCAATCAAGGCATCTGTAATTCCTTGATCTTTTAGAAATGCACCAATAAGATCAGCGCTATAACCTTTTGCCAAAGCCCCAAGATCAATCTTCATCCCGGAACGTTTCAGAAAAACCGTATGGTTTTCAGGGTCAAGTTGGATTTGCTGGGGATCAATCTTAGTCAGCGCTTGGTCTATTTCCTCTTGCCGAGGGCGTCTAGCATCTGAAAAACCTATCCGCCAAGTCTGAACAAGAGGACCAATGGCGATGTTTAAATGGCTGTTTTGAGCTTGACTATGCAAGGTACCTAATGCAATCAGTTCAAAAAGATCTGGATGCACCCGAACTGGCGCAATACCGGCTTGACGATTGACCTCCATGAGTTCAGAACTTGCATCATTAGCACTAAAGCGATGTTCGTAAGAGCGAAGAATCTCAAAGCATTGAGCTAAGATTTCATCCGCTAGAGTGTGAAAGATCGAAACGGTGATGGTGGTCCCCATCAGACGTTCGGATCGACTGCTTAGTTCCACTAAAAATCTATCCTTTCCAATTTTCACTTACTTACAGTATATCAGAAAGAGACCGTTTTCACAATCCTTTCAAGCAAATTATTTGACAATCCTATATGTATGTGAAATTTTGTTTTCTGTAAATTTGAAAAAAAGTTCACAAAACCTGAGCAAAATAATTGTAACCGATATCATTTTTATGATATACTCATGGGGTAAATTAAATTAAAGGTAGGATTTATTCTATGAGTAAAATCGTTGTTGTAGGGGCTAACCATGCCGGAACAGCTTGTATCAACACTATGTTAGATAATTTCGGAAATGAAAATGAAATTGTGGTTTTTGACCAAAATTCAAACATTTCATTCCTTGGATGCGGGATGGCGCTTTGGATCGGTAAACAAATCGACGGTCCTGAGGGTCTTTTCTACTCTGACAAAGAAAAATTGGAAGCAAAAGGTGCAAAAGTCTACATGAACTCTCCTGTTCTTTCAATTGACTATGACAACAAAGTGGTAACGGCGGAAGTTGATGGAAAAGAACACAAAGAATCTTACGAAAAATTAATCTTTGCGACTGGATCAACACCAATCATTCCTCCAATTAAAGGAGTTGAAATTGTTCCTGGTAACCGCGAATTCAAAGCAACTCTTGAAAATCTTCAATTCGTTAAATTGTACCAAAACGCTGAAGAAGTGATCGAAAAATTGAAAGATAACAGCAAACACTTGAACCGTATCGCCGTAGTTGGTGGTGGTTACATTGGTGTTGAACTTGCGGAAGCTTTCGAACGTCTTGGTAAAGACGTTGTCTTGGTGGATATCGTGGACACTGTCTTGAATGGCTACTATGACAAAGACTTCACAGACATCATGGCGAAAAACTTGGAAGACCACAACATCCGTTTGGCACTTGGACAAACAGTTCAAGCGGTTGAAGGAGATGGTAAGGTAGAACGCCTTGTAACCGATAAAGAAACCTTCGATGTAGATATGGTTATCTTGGCTGTTGGATTCCGTCCAAATACAGCTCTTGCTGATGGGAAGATCGAACTCTTCCGCAACGGCGCCTTCCTTGTCGATAAGAAACAAGAAACTTCACTTCCAGGTGTATACGCAGTTGGTGACTGTGCGACTATTTTCGATAACGCTCGTAACGAAATGAGCTATATCGCTCTTGCGTCTAATGCGGTTCGTTCAGGTATTGTTGGTGCCTACAATGCGACTGGTCATGAATTGGAAGGAATCGGTGTTCAAGGTTCTAACGGTATCTCTATCTATGGCCTTCACATGGTTTCAACTGGTTTGACGCTTGAAAAAGCGAAAGCTGCAGGCTTCAATGCCACTGAAACTGGCTTTAACGACCTTCAAAAACCTGAATTTATCAAACACGATAATCATGAAGTTGGTATCAAGATCGTCTATGATAAAGACTCTCGTCAAATTCTTGGAGCTCAAATGGTATCACGTGATAACGCCATCTCAATGGCTATCCACATGTTCTCACTTGCGATTCAAGAACACGTGACGATTGATAAATTGGCTTTGACGGACTTGTTCTTCTTGCCACACTTCAACAAACCTTACAACTACATCACAATGGCAGCTATAACTGCTGAATAATAGCTAAAGTTCTATTAAAAACTTTCCTTAGGTGAGTACGGACGTCAGCGAACTTCGTAGAAGTTCCATGACTAATTATTGAGCCTAAGGTCTCAATAATTCCGAGTGCCTGAAACTGTATTGTTTCAGGCACTTTTCTCACAGCGGAAAGTTTTGACTTTTCTTTATTCGTTCCATAATAAATAGAACATATTTATATTTCTTTGTAGAATTTCTTAACTTATTTTACTTGTTAAAATGGTTTATCTACATTCTAAACAAAACTAACAAGGGTGGTTTTGTTTTTTTCTGTCTTTACATGTATTCAGAGGCAGTGAAATAAGGTATAATGAATAGGATAAGAGTTTGAAGGAGTTAGGGAATGTCTGCTAAAGAAGAAGCCTTTAAAAATGAATTTCAATTTGCCTCTAGTTCGATTGTGGCCCATATTGTCAGAGGTGTTCTGGTTGGGATCGTTGTGGGCTGTATCGTCTCGAGTTTTCGTTTTTTGATCGAACATATTTTTCATTTTGTTCAAGGCGTTTACAAGGAGATGTCTGGTCAACCACTTTATTTGCTGGCGATGCTGTTGGGGTATGGGGTGATCGTACTGATTGCTGGTCGCCTTATTCGCACCAATCGGGATATCAAGGGATCGGGAATTCCGCAAGTCGAAGCAGAGCTCAAGGGCCTCTTGGCGGTGAGCTGTTGGGATACCCTGTGGAAGAAGTATATTCTAGGTGTCTTGGCCATCGGAAGTGGCTTGATGCTAGGTCGTGAAGGTCCTAGTATTCAATTAGGGGCAATGGGTGGAAAAGGAGTGGCCCATCATTTGAAGGTCAGCCCAGTTGAGGAGAGGTCTTTGATTGCAAGTGGGGCTGCAGCAGGCCTTGCCGCTGCCTTTAATGCACCTATAGCGGGGCTTTTATTTGTGGTTGAAGAGGTCTACCATCATTTTTCACGTTTCTTTTGGATTTCGACCTTGGCTGCTAGTTTGACGGCTAATTTTATTTCACTCAATGTCTTTGGTCAAACACCAGTGCTTCATATGCCACAAAATATTCCACCGCTCCATCTGTCTCAGTACTGGATTTATCTTTTTCTTGGAGTCTTTTTAGGGGCAGCAGGGTATGTCTATGAAATAGTGGTCCTCAATATCGGTCGCCTGTATCGTTTGCTAGAGAAGATTTTCCATGTTCCTTCTCATTATTCTTCCTTATTTGCCTTTGTCTTGATTCTTCCAATCGGCTATTTGCTTCCTCAAATTCTTGGTGGTGGGAATCAATTGGTCTTGGATTTAGCTCGAGTACCGTATCCAGTGCTGACCATCCTTCTCTATTTTTTGATCCGTTTCATTTGGAGTATGTTGAGCTATGGTAGTGGTTTACCGGGAGGAATCTTCCTGCCCATACTAGCATTAGGATCTCTCTTAGGAGCCATCGTTGGAACCTTCCTCCAAAACATTGGCTTTATCTCTCAAAACCAGCTGCCTCTTTTCATCATTTTAGGAATGAGTGGGTATTTTGGGGCTATTTCAAAAGCTCCATTAACAGCTATGATCTTGGTAACAGAGATGGTCGGTGATATTCGCAGTTTAATGCCCCTAGGTATGGTGACCTTGCTGGCTTATATGATCATGGATCTCTTCCATGGAGCACCAGTCTATGAAGCCATGCTCGAGCAATTGTTGCCGGATAAGGCGCAAGAAGAAGGAGAGTTGACTTTAATTGAGATCCCTGTATCAGAAAAGATTGCAGGAAAGCAAGTTCATGAACTGCACCTCCCTCAAGATATCTTGATCACCACGCAAATGCGAAGCGGTAAGAGCTATACGGTCAATGGTGCGACTCGCTTGTATCTAGGTGATAGCATCTTTGTGGTGGTTAAAGAATCCGAAATTGGACGGGTCAAGGATATTCTTTTGTAAAAGACAGATTCACATAAAAGTATTTCTATTATTAAATTTTCAGACAATTATTGAAAAATGAGAAAACATCTGGTAAAATAAGAGCAAGAACAATTGAGGAGAAGTCTTTCATGAAAAAATATAGTCTACTCTTATTGAGTGTTGCTCTTTTAGCAGGGTGTGCAAATTCTACTAGCAAACAGTCGAGTCAAAAGACGCAAACCAGCTCAACGGTGCAGTTGTCAAAGGCTGACCAGAAGACCTTGGACAATGCGACAGCTGAATACAAAGACTTTGTTGAAATGCAAATTGACCAATTGCTCAAGGATACAGAAGGTTTCCGAGATACCCTAAAAGCTGGGAATTTGGAAGAAGCTAAAAAACAATATCCCTTGATCCGCATGGCCTATGAACGCTCCGAACCGATTGCTGAAACCTTTGGGGAGTCTGATGTGAAGATTGACTACCGTTTGGTGGACTATGTGGATGAAAATAAATCAGAAGAAGGCTGGTCTGGCTTCCACCGGATTGAGCGCATCCTTTGGGAAAAGAATACCACAGATGGCACAGAAAAATATGCAGACCAACTGGTGAACGATATCAAGGAGTTGAAAGCTAAGATCGCAACCGTTGATGTGACTCCTGATGTAATGCTAACTGGGGCTGTTGATCTGCTAAATGAAGTGGCAACGCAAAAGATCACGGGTGAAGAAGAAGTCTTCTCTCATACAGATCTGTACGACTTCCGTGCCAATATTGAAGGAGCTGAAAAGATTTTCTCTCTCTTTAAACCTTTGATTGAGAAAAAAGATGCCAAGTTGGTTAAAACCTTGGAAGCAGAATTTAAGAATGTTAATGCTTTATTGGACAAACACATGACAGGTGATTCAAACTATAAGTCTTACACAGATTTATCCAAAGAAGATACCAAGGAATTGGCAGAAGCTGTGACGAAACTTGGTGAACCTTTGTCTCAAATGGGTGTAATTTTAGATGGGAAATAAGAAAAATGGCTGACGAAAAATTTTTAGATAAAAAAATGGACCGTCGTGAATTTCTTAAAAAAGCAGGTATTGGAGGGGCTGGTCTAGCGCTAGGCCTCTCTGGTGCATCTGCTTTTTTCGCTAATCAAGACAGTTCCAGCAAAAAAGCTTATGATGGGGATGAAGACATCTCCTTTTATGGCAAGCACCAAGCCGGGATTACGACGGCCATGCAGAAGGCTTGCTACTTGGTTGTATTAGATCTTCACACGACGGACAAAAAAGAAGTCATCCAGCTTTTTAAAGACTGGACCGACTATAGTAGTAAATTAGTCGAAGGAGAATTGGTCAAAAAAGATGGTTCCAATGCCCTCTTGCCACCAACAGATACAGGTGAAACAGTAGGACTGAACCCCTATCGCTTGAGCCTGACGTTTGGTGTCTCTGCCAGCTTTCTCAAGAAATTAGGTTTGGAGTCCAAACGTCCCAAGCTCTTTCGTGATTTGCCTCCATTTCCAAAGGAGCAGTTGCAGGACAAATACACTGGTGGCGATATCGTCATTCAGGCCTGTGCCGACGATGAGCAAGTAGCCTTTCATGCGGTGCGAAATCTCATCCGCAAAGGTCGCAATACCATCACCATGAAGTGGAGCAAGTCCGGTTTTGCGGCGATTGGTGACAGAAAAGAAACGCCGCGTAACCTCTTTGGCTTTAAAGATGGAACAGCAAATGTCACGACGGAGAAGGACTTTGATAAGGTCGTCTGGACTGACAGTAAGGACTGGATGAAGGGTGGTTCCTATATGGCTCTTCGCCTAGTCCAAATGCACTTGGAAACTTGGGACCGGACCAATTTGCAGGAGCAAGAAAACACCTTTGGTCGCTACAAGGAGTCCGGTGCTCCATTTGGGAAAACCAACGAATTTGATGAAGTAGATTTATCTAAACTACCAGTAGATTCACATGTCCGTTTGGCCAAAGAAGTCGATCGACCGATTTTACGGCGGTCCTATTCCTATTCGGATGGCATCAATGAACAAACTGGGCAATTTGATGCAGGCTTGATTTTTATCGCCTTTCAAAAGGATCCGAACAGCTTTGTCAAAATCCAAACCAATCTAGGTGCAGTGGATAAAATGAACGAGTACATCACCCATATTGGAAGTGGACTCTTTGCTTGCTTTGCAGGCGTTGAGAAAGGAGGCTACCTTGGTCAAGCACTCTTTGAATAAACTCTTGATCTTGTTAGGCATTCTTGCCTTGTTCTGGACTCATTCAGTGGCTGCGGAATCTTATAGCGATCTCTTTATCAAGATCACAGATGCAACAACCGCTGTAGAAAATAAGAACCAGGATAAGGCCAAGGAATTGATCGCTGAGATTCAAGCTGTTTTTGAAACCAAGGACCACCATGAGTCCACGGCAGGAAAAAAAGTTAGCCAAGCTCTAGCAATAAAAGGGAAGGTAACCAAAGAGGATCTCACCAAGATCTCATCAGCCTTGCTAGCTTTTGAAAAAGAGCAAAATCCGATCGATTTAGAAGCAGAAAAAGATAAACTTGTGAGTCGGCTCGCTCCTTACTTTAAGAATCTACAAGATGCCATTACAGCTAAGGATCTGGATAAAACCCGTCAAACCTATGCAGATCTCAATAATACCTGGACACGAAACGAAGCAGTGGTAAGAGATCATAGCACAGCTTACTATGGCAAAATCGAGACGGCCATTTCGATCTTACGTAGTAGCATTGAAACAGAGCCTACTGACTTCACCAGCATCCAGTCCTCCTATGATGACCTAAAAAATGGGATTGATGCCTTTGTAAAAGGAGAAGCGATTAGCAGTGCTAGTACGGATTTGACACTGAAAGATGGGATCAAGCTTTTGGAGAAGGCGCAAAGCCAATTCCAATCTGGCGATGATAAATCTGCTGCAGCAACTATGAAGCAGTTCATCACCATCTGGCCAACCATTGAGGGAGATGTCAGCACAACCAATCCAAGCCTCTACACGCGCGTAGAGAGTGAATCTCCGGTTATTATGGTTAAGGGGAAAGAAAAGACCTATCAAGAGAAATTACAAGCCTTGATCAGGGACCTGTCTGCGATTGATACAACAGCTTCTTACAACGCTTTTGATGCTATGTTGATTCTTCTGCGTGAAGGAGTAGAAGCGCTTCTGATCGTCATGGCCCTTGTGACGACCCTTAAGGCCGCTAAGATGAGGAAAGGCCTCAAATGGGTCTACGGTGGAGCTCTTGCTGGTGTTCTTGCCAGCGCAGCGATCGCTCTTGTTCTGCAAGTAGCTTTTCCAGCCGTTACTTCGGGGTCTAACCGGGAAATTATTGAAGGTGGCGTTGGGATTTTCGCAGTGGTCATGATGATCCTCATTGGAATTTGGCTACACAGCAAGTCCTCTGTCAAACAGTGGAATGCCTTTATGGACCGTCAGATGAAGACGGTAACGGCTACAGGAAGTTTTGTTTCTATGTTTGCCCTCAGTTTCTTAGCAGTCTTTCGTGAAGGGGCTGAGACCATTCTCTTCTATGTTGGGATCATTCCACGGATTACAACCGCTCATTTCATACTAGGAATCGGGCTTGCCATAGTTGTTCTCATCATCATTGCAGTGGCCATGACCAAGGCTAGTCAAGCTATCCAACCTCACAGAATCTTTTTCATTCTGACTTGGTTGATTTACGCCTTGGCCTTCAAGATGCTCGGTGTCAGCATTCACGCCCTGCAGTTGACCAATATCCTACCTAGCCATTTGGTCAATGGACTTCCAACCATCGATTGGGCGGGCATCTATCCAAGCTGGGAAGTTCTTCTTCCCCAACTTATCTTTGTGGCCTTGATCGCACTCGTTACGGTGAGACAACATGGCAAAGAGTAGAGCAGATGAAATGACCATTGTTGAACATTTGGTCGAATTTCGAAAACGATTGATCGCAGTGGTCTTGTGTTATATTATCGTCTTTCTGGTGGCTTTTGTATTTGGTGGAGAGCTCTACCAAGCCTTGACTGCTAGCTTTCATCAAAAACTGCTGGTACTGGGACCGAATGATATCCTCTGGATCTATGTATCGCTAGCCAATCTCACAGCCTTTAGTCTTACCTTGCCCTTTATTGTCTACCAGATTTGGCAATTTGTAAGGCCAGCTTTGAAGGAAAAGGAGGCGCGTGCAGTCTTTGCCTACATTCCAGCTAGCTTTATTTGCTTTGTACTGGGGCTTGCATTTGGTTATTTCTTTGTCAGTCCAGCTATTTTAGAGGTGCTGATGCGCTTGGGAGAAGGACTGTTTGATACCCAATTGACGGCACAAAATTATTTAACCTTCTTATGGCATACCTCCTTGCCTTTAGGGGTCTTGTTCGAGTTACCAGTTTTGGTCGCTTTTCTGACCTCGATTGGGCTCTTGACACCACAGTTTTTAATAACCTACCGACGATACGCTTACTTTGTCCTGCTGGTCTTAGCTGTCGTGCTAACCCCTGCAGACTTTATCAGTGACTTGGCCATGACACTCCCTTTGATCCTCTTATTTGAAGTCAGTGTTGCCATCAGTAAAGTCATCTATTCAAGAAAAAGGAGAAACTAATGGGAATTTTACGTGATATTGGAGCACCAGGTTTGATCATCATCATCCTG comes from Streptococcus parasanguinis ATCC 15912 and encodes:
- the efeB gene encoding iron uptake transporter deferrochelatase/peroxidase subunit, whose protein sequence is MADEKFLDKKMDRREFLKKAGIGGAGLALGLSGASAFFANQDSSSKKAYDGDEDISFYGKHQAGITTAMQKACYLVVLDLHTTDKKEVIQLFKDWTDYSSKLVEGELVKKDGSNALLPPTDTGETVGLNPYRLSLTFGVSASFLKKLGLESKRPKLFRDLPPFPKEQLQDKYTGGDIVIQACADDEQVAFHAVRNLIRKGRNTITMKWSKSGFAAIGDRKETPRNLFGFKDGTANVTTEKDFDKVVWTDSKDWMKGGSYMALRLVQMHLETWDRTNLQEQENTFGRYKESGAPFGKTNEFDEVDLSKLPVDSHVRLAKEVDRPILRRSYSYSDGINEQTGQFDAGLIFIAFQKDPNSFVKIQTNLGAVDKMNEYITHIGSGLFACFAGVEKGGYLGQALFE
- a CDS encoding FTR1 family iron permease, coding for MVKHSLNKLLILLGILALFWTHSVAAESYSDLFIKITDATTAVENKNQDKAKELIAEIQAVFETKDHHESTAGKKVSQALAIKGKVTKEDLTKISSALLAFEKEQNPIDLEAEKDKLVSRLAPYFKNLQDAITAKDLDKTRQTYADLNNTWTRNEAVVRDHSTAYYGKIETAISILRSSIETEPTDFTSIQSSYDDLKNGIDAFVKGEAISSASTDLTLKDGIKLLEKAQSQFQSGDDKSAAATMKQFITIWPTIEGDVSTTNPSLYTRVESESPVIMVKGKEKTYQEKLQALIRDLSAIDTTASYNAFDAMLILLREGVEALLIVMALVTTLKAAKMRKGLKWVYGGALAGVLASAAIALVLQVAFPAVTSGSNREIIEGGVGIFAVVMMILIGIWLHSKSSVKQWNAFMDRQMKTVTATGSFVSMFALSFLAVFREGAETILFYVGIIPRITTAHFILGIGLAIVVLIIIAVAMTKASQAIQPHRIFFILTWLIYALAFKMLGVSIHALQLTNILPSHLVNGLPTIDWAGIYPSWEVLLPQLIFVALIALVTVRQHGKE
- the tatC gene encoding twin-arginine translocase subunit TatC, whose translation is MAKSRADEMTIVEHLVEFRKRLIAVVLCYIIVFLVAFVFGGELYQALTASFHQKLLVLGPNDILWIYVSLANLTAFSLTLPFIVYQIWQFVRPALKEKEARAVFAYIPASFICFVLGLAFGYFFVSPAILEVLMRLGEGLFDTQLTAQNYLTFLWHTSLPLGVLFELPVLVAFLTSIGLLTPQFLITYRRYAYFVLLVLAVVLTPADFISDLAMTLPLILLFEVSVAISKVIYSRKRRN